From a region of the Pseudanabaena sp. ABRG5-3 genome:
- a CDS encoding ATP-dependent helicase, producing MVAPEVLNELRKTLRKGQQTMADWQGGELAVSAVPGAGKSTGMAVAAAIAIANFNLHRQKQLVIVTFTRSAVSNIRKKVSEHLKNLRLPQSAFTVSTLHSLAYTIASNHRELSGFGAGETTIVSESQKQRLIRNATNLWVKENPKLYDLLLEGRSFDGEDTERLRRQTVLRTDVLPSLAREAIATAKSSELTPEDLRQAESPDGGTILEIAAGLYETYERLLRQEGAIDYDDMILGALRVLKNESIRKYWQERVFAVFEDEAQDSSPLQTDLLEILALTPQPPLPKGEGEKSSLLPSLLGRGDEGEGIKNLMRVGDPNQAINSTFTTADPRFFNEFCDRCQLNSQLSTLDQAGRSTVNVMRAANYVLHWVNHSEYAKLEKPFRQQRIHPVDVDDPQANANPEPIGKGVEIYLPNTVDDIEHEIELIGLRIKQLHEQDPKLSMAILVRQHNQGRFVAEALAWLTKEHDIKIYDVEQSDRRSRVPMDMLAILQFMERPHSPDNLKSALEVLKDRLKISSQQDLNALASNPEKFLYPTLLDPALTTLAQDAQSTCKALLRAKIELPLYNLIPFIAFTLYDDEAGLLATADKLGDRLNQQLVGNYSMQTVIAELKEIVESENFEAVEDENLEGRYMTAGQLTIISLHKAKGLDWDVVFMPFLHKRICPGEAYIPESVKFLGDFGLPEVARAQIRAIVHHERVPNAEEAWKQCSYLKQAEEFRLLYVGMTRAKKLLWLSAAQSAPFSWNTLENRTENAPICPAIMELARKFPEFISW from the coding sequence ATGGTCGCGCCCGAAGTTCTCAATGAATTACGCAAAACACTCCGTAAGGGGCAGCAAACGATGGCGGACTGGCAGGGTGGCGAGCTTGCCGTATCCGCAGTTCCGGGGGCAGGGAAGTCAACGGGCATGGCAGTTGCCGCCGCGATCGCGATCGCTAATTTCAACTTACATCGCCAAAAGCAATTAGTAATTGTTACCTTTACGCGATCGGCAGTTAGCAACATTCGCAAAAAAGTATCGGAACATTTAAAAAATTTGCGATTGCCCCAGAGTGCCTTTACTGTCAGTACTTTGCATAGCTTAGCTTATACCATTGCCAGCAATCATCGCGAATTGTCAGGATTTGGTGCAGGTGAAACGACAATTGTGTCTGAATCTCAAAAACAGCGCTTAATTCGCAATGCTACGAATCTTTGGGTAAAAGAGAATCCAAAACTATACGATCTACTGCTCGAAGGTAGAAGCTTTGATGGGGAAGATACGGAACGCTTGCGGCGGCAGACTGTATTACGCACCGATGTTTTGCCGAGCTTAGCGAGAGAAGCGATCGCTACAGCAAAAAGTTCTGAACTAACGCCAGAGGATTTGCGACAAGCCGAATCTCCCGATGGGGGAACTATTTTAGAAATTGCCGCAGGGCTTTATGAAACCTATGAGCGACTATTGCGGCAAGAAGGGGCGATCGACTATGACGATATGATTTTGGGCGCGTTGCGAGTATTAAAAAATGAAAGTATTCGTAAATATTGGCAGGAGAGAGTTTTTGCTGTATTTGAGGATGAAGCACAAGATTCTTCACCATTACAAACCGATCTGCTGGAGATTCTTGCCCTCACCCCCCAACCCCCTCTCCCTAAGGGAGAGGGGGAGAAATCTTCTTTACTCCCATCCCTCTTAGGCAGAGGAGATGAGGGGGAGGGTATTAAAAATTTGATGCGGGTTGGAGATCCGAATCAGGCGATTAATTCCACATTTACCACTGCCGATCCGCGCTTTTTTAATGAATTCTGCGATCGCTGCCAACTCAATTCACAACTCTCCACCCTCGACCAAGCAGGACGTAGCACTGTCAATGTGATGCGAGCCGCTAATTACGTCTTGCACTGGGTCAATCATTCCGAATATGCCAAATTAGAAAAGCCATTCCGTCAACAAAGAATCCATCCTGTAGATGTGGATGATCCACAGGCAAATGCTAATCCAGAACCCATTGGCAAGGGTGTAGAAATCTATTTACCGAATACTGTCGATGATATTGAGCATGAAATTGAGTTGATTGGTTTACGGATTAAGCAACTACATGAGCAAGATCCCAAACTGAGTATGGCGATTTTAGTGCGGCAACATAATCAAGGTCGCTTTGTGGCGGAGGCTTTGGCATGGCTGACTAAGGAGCATGACATTAAAATCTATGATGTCGAACAAAGCGATCGCCGATCGCGTGTGCCAATGGATATGTTGGCAATTTTGCAATTTATGGAACGTCCCCATTCGCCCGACAATCTTAAATCTGCTCTAGAGGTTCTGAAAGATCGCCTGAAAATTTCATCTCAGCAAGACTTAAATGCTCTCGCTAGCAATCCTGAAAAGTTTCTCTACCCTACATTATTAGATCCTGCCCTAACGACACTTGCTCAAGATGCTCAATCGACATGCAAAGCTTTACTCAGAGCAAAAATTGAACTTCCGCTGTATAACCTGATTCCGTTTATCGCATTTACTCTCTACGATGACGAAGCGGGACTCTTAGCGACAGCCGATAAATTAGGCGATCGCCTCAATCAACAGCTTGTAGGTAATTACTCCATGCAAACAGTGATTGCAGAATTAAAGGAAATTGTCGAGTCTGAGAACTTTGAGGCAGTGGAAGATGAGAATCTAGAAGGGCGCTATATGACTGCGGGTCAGTTGACGATCATTAGTCTGCATAAAGCCAAAGGTCTAGATTGGGATGTTGTCTTCATGCCCTTTCTGCATAAGCGCATTTGTCCGGGGGAAGCCTATATTCCTGAATCCGTGAAGTTTCTAGGGGATTTTGGTTTGCCTGAAGTGGCAAGGGCGCAGATTCGAGCGATCGTACATCATGAGCGAGTCCCCAATGCTGAGGAAGCATGGAAACAATGTAGTTATCTCAAACAAGCGGAGGAATTTCGACTACTCTATGTGGGAATGACTCGTGCGAAAAAATTGCTATGGCTAT